Proteins encoded by one window of Halococcus hamelinensis 100A6:
- a CDS encoding molybdate ABC transporter permease subunit — MATHPARSRSERAGAGRPDWLAVALGLGGLLCLFYLVPVVSLFLSVSPADLVARLGEREIVGAARTTLLSASVTTVVATAFGLPLAYWLARAEGHWTTVVLGAVVLPLVLPPTVGGIVLLTVLGPNTALGGAATAAGFQPYRSFLGVVLAQTFVASPFVVVTAKAAFEAVPRELEHASRSLGKGRWTTALRVTLPLAAPGILAGMTLTFARAMGEFGATMMVSYYPMTLPVNIWTSFNALGLDGAYPVAVVLVVLSVVALALLNTLAANPWE, encoded by the coding sequence ATGGCAACCCACCCAGCGCGTTCGCGGAGTGAGCGCGCCGGGGCCGGTCGGCCGGACTGGCTCGCGGTCGCGCTGGGGCTCGGCGGCCTCCTCTGTCTGTTCTATCTCGTGCCGGTCGTCTCGCTGTTCCTCTCGGTGTCGCCCGCCGACCTCGTGGCCCGCCTCGGCGAACGGGAGATAGTCGGTGCCGCGCGGACCACGCTGCTCTCGGCGTCGGTCACGACGGTCGTCGCGACGGCGTTCGGCCTCCCGCTGGCCTACTGGCTCGCCCGCGCCGAGGGTCACTGGACGACCGTCGTACTCGGCGCGGTCGTCCTGCCGCTCGTCCTGCCGCCGACGGTCGGCGGGATCGTGCTCCTGACCGTCCTCGGGCCGAACACCGCGCTCGGGGGGGCCGCGACGGCGGCCGGTTTTCAGCCCTACCGCTCGTTCCTCGGGGTGGTGCTCGCCCAGACGTTCGTGGCGTCGCCGTTCGTGGTGGTGACGGCGAAGGCGGCGTTCGAGGCCGTGCCACGGGAGCTCGAACACGCCTCGCGCTCGCTCGGGAAGGGCCGGTGGACCACCGCGCTGCGGGTGACGTTGCCGCTCGCCGCCCCCGGCATCCTCGCCGGGATGACGCTGACGTTCGCGCGCGCGATGGGCGAGTTCGGCGCGACCATGATGGTCTCGTACTACCCGATGACGCTGCCGGTCAACATCTGGACCTCGTTCAACGCGCTCGGCCTCGACGGCGCGTACCCCGTCGCCGTCGTGCTCGTCGTCCTCTCCGTGGTCGCGCTCGCGCTGCTCAACACCCTCGCCGCCAACCCGTGGGAGTGA
- a CDS encoding ABC transporter ATP-binding protein, producing MSLALDGVVKSYPDFELGPIDLDVGSEVLAVLGPSGCGKTTLLSVVAGIVTPDAGRVSLDGADLTGRPPEERGTVLVFQDGALFPHLTARENVAYAADSPDRVADLAETLEIEDVLDQPADTLSGGERQRVALARSLAADPDVLLCDEPLANLDAPIKRRLRRELRPLLSSLSIPVLYVTHDQREATALGDRLAVVENGRIHQTDAPEAVFARPATPFVASFTGSTNLFRAEVVDTGAKAVLDWGGRTIEVPSTDHAVGTTVDFCIRPEYVGIADGAGAENVVAGTVTNHVFEGDQHLLTVAPDGGTTDVVRVRLSPPTYDGLDRSTGDQVRLSLPPEAIHVIGERSV from the coding sequence GTGAGCCTGGCGCTCGACGGGGTGGTGAAATCCTACCCCGACTTCGAACTCGGGCCGATCGACCTCGACGTCGGGAGCGAAGTGCTCGCGGTGCTCGGGCCCTCCGGCTGTGGCAAGACGACGCTGCTCTCGGTCGTCGCGGGGATCGTCACGCCGGACGCCGGTCGGGTCAGCCTCGACGGTGCGGACCTCACCGGTCGGCCGCCCGAAGAGCGCGGGACCGTGCTGGTCTTTCAGGACGGCGCGCTCTTTCCCCACCTGACCGCCCGCGAGAACGTCGCGTACGCGGCGGACTCGCCGGATCGAGTCGCCGACCTCGCCGAAACCCTCGAGATCGAGGACGTACTCGACCAGCCCGCGGACACGCTCTCGGGCGGCGAGCGCCAGCGGGTCGCGCTCGCGCGCTCGCTCGCCGCCGACCCCGACGTCCTCCTGTGCGACGAACCGCTCGCCAACCTCGACGCGCCGATCAAACGCCGGCTCCGCCGCGAACTCCGCCCCCTCCTGTCGTCGCTCTCGATCCCGGTGCTCTACGTCACCCACGACCAGCGCGAGGCGACGGCGCTCGGCGACCGCCTCGCCGTCGTCGAGAACGGTCGGATCCACCAGACCGACGCCCCCGAAGCGGTGTTCGCCCGGCCCGCGACGCCGTTCGTGGCCTCGTTCACCGGGAGCACCAACCTGTTCCGCGCCGAGGTGGTCGACACGGGCGCGAAGGCCGTCCTCGACTGGGGTGGCCGAACGATCGAGGTGCCGAGCACGGACCACGCGGTCGGGACGACCGTCGACTTCTGCATCCGACCCGAGTACGTCGGAATCGCCGACGGGGCTGGCGCGGAGAACGTCGTCGCCGGCACCGTCACGAACCACGTCTTCGAGGGGGACCAGCACCTCCTGACCGTCGCGCCCGACGGCGGAACCACCGACGTGGTTCGGGTCAGGCTGTCGCCGCCGACCTACGACGGCCTCGACCGTTCGACCGGTGACCAGGTCCGGCTCTCGCTGCCGCCGGAAGCGATTCACGTGATCGGCGAACGGTCCGTCTGA